One genomic segment of Paraburkholderia hospita includes these proteins:
- a CDS encoding tetratricopeptide repeat protein, whose translation MSKTANQQRRIDAMLREAVAMQQNGAQPEAEEIYREILALRPMHFDAIQLLGALSLQAGRIDEGVGLLQKAVSINGKQAPLHSNLAYAYNAQRRFSEGLASANRALALQPGFPDALNNRGNALAGLDRPAEALASFDKALALQPELAQAWNNRACVLRDLDRPADALASCDQAIALHARYADAWSNRANALSDMNRPQDAQASYQRALELAPAFVDGWNNLGLTLVDMKLHDEALQSYERALALDADWAEAHWNYALCLLQMGRLEQGWREYEWRWQRHRIKASQRSFAQPLWLGEFPLEGKTILLHAEQGLGDTLQFCRYAPLVAAMGARVVLEVPKELMRLLATLGGVTELVEQGQPLPAFDCHAPLLSLPLAFGTDLASIPSGTPYISADNADAQRWAQRLASDGAPAMKVGLVWAGGNRPHVAELRKTDARRSVTLETLRPILDVQHVRFYSLQKGPAAQQLREKQALCERIIDYTDELDDFADTAALVENLDLIITVDTAVAHLAGAMNKPVWIMNRFDTCWRWLLDRTDSPWYPGIRLFRQPALGDWDSVVNELRDALSAESSLVV comes from the coding sequence ATGAGCAAAACAGCAAATCAGCAGCGCCGCATCGACGCGATGCTTCGCGAAGCCGTGGCGATGCAGCAAAACGGAGCGCAGCCCGAAGCCGAGGAGATCTATCGCGAGATTCTCGCCCTGCGCCCCATGCACTTTGACGCGATCCAGCTGCTCGGCGCCCTGTCGTTACAGGCGGGGCGCATCGACGAAGGCGTCGGGTTATTGCAGAAAGCTGTGTCGATCAACGGAAAGCAGGCGCCGTTGCACTCGAATCTCGCGTACGCCTATAACGCGCAGCGCCGCTTCAGCGAGGGCCTGGCCAGCGCGAACCGCGCACTGGCGCTGCAACCCGGCTTCCCCGATGCACTGAACAATCGCGGCAACGCGCTGGCCGGACTCGACCGGCCGGCGGAAGCGCTGGCGAGCTTCGACAAGGCGCTCGCCTTGCAGCCCGAACTTGCACAGGCATGGAACAACCGCGCCTGCGTGTTGCGCGACCTTGACCGTCCCGCCGACGCGCTCGCGAGCTGCGATCAGGCCATCGCGCTGCACGCCCGTTATGCCGATGCATGGAGCAATCGCGCGAACGCGCTGAGCGACATGAACCGGCCGCAGGACGCGCAAGCGAGCTATCAGCGCGCGCTCGAACTCGCCCCGGCATTCGTCGATGGCTGGAACAATCTCGGCCTCACGCTCGTCGACATGAAGCTGCACGATGAAGCGCTGCAGTCCTACGAGCGAGCGCTTGCGCTGGACGCCGATTGGGCAGAGGCGCATTGGAACTACGCGTTGTGTCTGCTGCAAATGGGTCGGCTCGAACAGGGCTGGCGCGAATACGAATGGCGTTGGCAGCGCCATCGCATCAAGGCGTCTCAGCGGAGCTTTGCACAGCCGCTATGGCTCGGCGAATTTCCGCTCGAAGGCAAAACCATTCTGCTGCATGCGGAGCAAGGGCTCGGCGACACGCTGCAGTTCTGCCGCTATGCGCCGCTCGTCGCTGCGATGGGCGCACGAGTCGTCCTCGAAGTGCCGAAGGAACTGATGCGGCTTCTCGCGACGCTTGGCGGCGTCACTGAACTGGTCGAGCAGGGTCAACCGTTGCCAGCCTTCGATTGCCACGCGCCACTGCTTAGTTTGCCGCTCGCGTTTGGGACGGACCTCGCGAGCATTCCCTCCGGGACGCCCTATATCTCTGCGGACAACGCGGATGCGCAGCGCTGGGCGCAGCGGCTCGCCAGCGACGGCGCGCCTGCGATGAAGGTCGGGCTGGTGTGGGCGGGTGGAAATCGTCCGCATGTCGCTGAGTTGAGGAAGACCGATGCGCGGCGCTCAGTGACGCTCGAAACGCTAAGGCCCATCCTCGATGTGCAGCATGTGCGCTTTTACAGCCTGCAGAAAGGTCCGGCCGCACAGCAGTTGCGCGAAAAGCAGGCGTTGTGCGAGCGGATCATCGACTACACCGATGAACTCGATGACTTCGCGGACACGGCTGCGTTAGTGGAGAACCTCGATCTCATCATCACGGTCGATACCGCCGTTGCACACCTCGCAGGGGCGATGAATAAACCGGTATGGATCATGAACCGCTTCGACACGTGCTGGCGATGGCTGCTCGATCGCACAGATAGCCCGTGGTATCCGGGCATTCGGTTGTTCAGGCAACCAGCGCTCGGTGACTGGGATAGTGTGGTGAACGAGTTGCGTGATGCGCTAAGCGCGGAGAGTTCTTTGGTGGTTTGA
- a CDS encoding efflux transporter outer membrane subunit: MNAREFSIRTPALAGLLCFALSGCLVGPNFERPTSATPDVFNRTQTAQAPSKAAESEFNPDWWLLFNDPTLNALEQKLADANLDVAAASARLRQSRAEQRVAGAAEYPTLTGAASYNRERGSENGILSLLGVSPTETQTQSASGSAPLGVAPLPGSKGSPAYNLYQFGFDASWEVDIWGRVRRSVEAASALTDASYEERNAVLLSARAELARDYIQLRDTQALLQIAHQNLEIARDATKLTQTRVREGVTTDLDVANASAQVATIESLIPTLESRSETTINAIGVLLALQPGALRQMLVETGDVPGLPNQVPIGFPSELVQRRPDIRKAEAQLHAATAAIGMAKADFYPRISLNGSAGFQSLQLSNLADWASGQFVVGPSITLPIFEGGRLKGTLQLREAQQQEAAIVYKHTVLQAWREVDDALIVYDAEQRRHNRLEEVVSLNLRALSIARQRYKAGAVDFLDVLNVQRQLLDAQSNLEQSKADAAANLITLCKVLGGGWESSYAQRDVRH; encoded by the coding sequence ATGAACGCGCGCGAGTTTTCCATTCGTACGCCCGCGTTGGCAGGTTTGCTTTGCTTTGCACTTAGCGGCTGTCTGGTGGGCCCCAACTTCGAACGTCCGACGTCGGCCACACCCGACGTCTTCAATCGTACCCAGACCGCGCAGGCGCCGAGCAAGGCGGCCGAATCCGAATTCAATCCGGATTGGTGGCTGCTGTTCAACGATCCCACGCTGAACGCACTCGAACAGAAACTGGCCGATGCAAACCTCGACGTAGCGGCGGCCTCTGCCCGTCTGCGGCAAAGCCGGGCCGAGCAGCGCGTTGCAGGCGCCGCGGAATATCCGACACTCACGGGCGCCGCTTCGTACAACCGCGAGCGCGGTAGCGAGAACGGCATTCTTTCGTTGCTTGGCGTCTCGCCGACGGAAACCCAGACACAATCGGCTTCGGGGAGCGCGCCCCTTGGCGTCGCGCCGTTGCCGGGCAGCAAGGGTTCGCCGGCTTACAACCTGTATCAGTTCGGGTTTGACGCGTCATGGGAAGTCGACATCTGGGGTCGGGTTCGACGTAGCGTGGAAGCCGCATCTGCATTGACGGATGCCTCGTACGAAGAGCGAAACGCGGTGTTGTTGTCCGCGCGTGCCGAACTCGCGCGCGACTACATTCAACTGCGCGACACGCAGGCTCTGCTTCAGATCGCTCATCAGAATCTCGAGATTGCACGCGACGCCACGAAGCTCACGCAAACGCGCGTACGTGAAGGCGTGACGACCGATCTCGACGTGGCAAACGCGTCCGCACAAGTCGCGACGATCGAAAGTCTGATTCCGACGCTCGAATCGCGCAGCGAAACGACGATCAACGCGATCGGCGTGTTGCTGGCCTTGCAGCCCGGTGCGCTGCGACAGATGCTCGTCGAGACAGGTGACGTTCCAGGGCTTCCCAATCAGGTGCCGATTGGATTTCCGTCCGAGCTGGTGCAGCGCAGGCCCGACATCAGAAAGGCCGAGGCGCAGTTGCACGCGGCGACGGCAGCTATTGGTATGGCAAAAGCCGACTTTTATCCGCGCATCTCGCTGAACGGCAGCGCCGGATTCCAGAGTCTTCAGCTGTCGAATCTCGCTGATTGGGCGTCGGGTCAGTTTGTCGTCGGGCCGTCGATCACGCTTCCGATTTTCGAAGGCGGACGTCTCAAGGGAACGCTGCAGTTGCGCGAGGCCCAACAGCAGGAGGCGGCAATCGTCTACAAACATACCGTGCTTCAGGCCTGGCGCGAGGTGGATGATGCGCTGATCGTCTATGACGCTGAACAGCGGCGGCACAATCGACTGGAAGAAGTCGTGAGTTTGAATCTGCGGGCGCTTTCTATCGCGCGTCAGCGGTACAAGGCCGGCGCCGTCGATTTTCTCGACGTGCTCAATGTGCAGAGGCAGTTGCTCGACGCCCAGAGCAATCTGGAGCAAAGCAAGGCCGACGCTGCCGCCAACCTCATCACCTTGTGCAAGGTACTCGGCGGCGGATGGGAGTCGTCGTATGCGCAAAGGGATGTGCGTCATTGA
- a CDS encoding HlyD family secretion protein, which yields MSFLTRFPPKVVRIAAVVVVLGVVAWGCTKLLANPDYESTNDAYVVADFTLVAPRIAGQISEVLVEDNQQLKAGQLMVRIDDRDFQAALLTAQADVAAAKASVANYEAEIARQPSLVDQARATLRSDEASIDFARANAARYQNLSESGAGTMQEHQHAKSALAEQLAQQAHDRAALAATEQNLDVLRTQRDKATGALAHAEAVLEQAKLNLSYTEIHAPVDGKVGRRSVRVGAFVTPGAPLLAIVPLSDAYVVANFQENQITNMRPGERVRIKVDSFPGVVIQGHIDSLAPATGVSFAPIAPDNATGNFTKVVQRVPVKITIDPGQQAASALSVGLSVEAEVAVSKHGDAKIVGADNK from the coding sequence ATGTCATTCCTCACCCGATTTCCCCCCAAAGTGGTTCGCATCGCCGCGGTCGTCGTCGTGCTGGGCGTCGTTGCCTGGGGTTGCACGAAGCTGCTTGCCAATCCGGACTACGAATCCACCAACGACGCCTACGTCGTCGCGGATTTCACGCTCGTCGCGCCGCGTATTGCCGGACAGATTTCAGAGGTGCTCGTCGAGGACAACCAGCAGTTGAAAGCTGGGCAATTGATGGTGCGTATCGATGATCGCGATTTCCAGGCTGCGTTGCTGACTGCGCAGGCCGATGTCGCGGCCGCAAAGGCGTCCGTCGCGAACTACGAGGCCGAGATCGCGCGTCAACCTTCACTCGTCGATCAGGCGCGCGCCACGCTGCGTTCCGACGAAGCGTCGATCGATTTCGCACGCGCAAATGCAGCACGCTACCAGAACCTGTCGGAGTCCGGCGCGGGCACGATGCAGGAGCATCAACACGCCAAGAGCGCGCTCGCCGAGCAACTCGCGCAACAGGCGCATGATCGTGCTGCGCTCGCTGCGACCGAACAGAATCTCGACGTGCTGCGCACCCAGCGCGACAAGGCCACCGGTGCGTTGGCACACGCTGAGGCCGTGCTGGAGCAGGCCAAACTCAACCTGTCTTACACGGAGATTCATGCGCCCGTCGACGGCAAGGTGGGCAGACGTTCGGTGCGGGTCGGCGCGTTCGTCACACCCGGCGCGCCGCTGCTCGCGATCGTGCCGCTTTCGGATGCCTATGTGGTCGCGAACTTCCAGGAAAACCAGATCACCAACATGCGGCCTGGCGAGCGTGTGCGTATCAAGGTCGACAGCTTTCCGGGTGTTGTCATTCAAGGGCATATCGACAGTCTGGCTCCTGCTACCGGCGTGAGCTTCGCGCCCATTGCGCCCGACAACGCGACGGGCAACTTCACGAAGGTCGTGCAGCGCGTGCCCGTCAAGATCACGATCGATCCGGGCCAGCAGGCGGCATCCGCATTGAGCGTGGGACTTTCTGTCGAGGCGGAAGTCGCGGTTAGCAAGCATGGCGACGCGAAGATCGTGGGAGCGGATAACAAATGA
- a CDS encoding MFS transporter yields the protein MTSVNPLTTETAGPVVAPSPAPLPAAQAPTPAPQAPAQAEMSLRLAIGLSGMLLASLLAIVNEQVTALAMTDVRGALSIGHDDGSWLTVLFEAANVSTMIFAPWFGITFTLKRFTIGAVVASMLFAFLCPFSPNLSTFYVLRVLQGVAGGCLPPMLIIVALRYLPPRIKLYGLAGYALTATFGPTIGTPLAALWTEYVSWKMAFWQTVPFGLLSCVAIQYGLPQDAVKLERFRSFNWVGLITGGPGVAMLVMGLLQGDRLDWLNSTFICVMLSGGTLLFIAFLVNEWYQPVPFFKLQLLYRRNFSHGLSTLVGAVMLLVGVAVIPAQFLAMVHTYRPLQTAPLALLVAIPLLITLPLTAALLNMPRIDSRWIMALGLSLVATTCFLGSFMTSEWVRENFYWLQSLQIVAQPMVIVAILMGVTTGLPPTEGPFASAMFNSLKAFTGVAATALIEGVGTAREHFHSSMLVDHLGNNALIASQSVDAAHGLGELAHRIHEQAVVLTSADLYRVMAVIAVAVLLLIPVLPVRIYPPWCTTPPSNR from the coding sequence ATGACGAGTGTCAACCCATTGACGACTGAAACGGCCGGCCCGGTTGTTGCACCGTCTCCTGCCCCGTTGCCTGCAGCGCAAGCGCCGACGCCCGCGCCTCAGGCACCCGCGCAAGCGGAGATGTCGCTGCGCCTGGCCATTGGTCTGAGTGGAATGCTGCTCGCGTCGCTGCTGGCAATCGTCAACGAACAGGTCACTGCACTTGCCATGACCGACGTGCGTGGCGCGCTCTCCATCGGACATGACGACGGGAGCTGGCTGACCGTTCTGTTCGAAGCCGCCAACGTGTCCACGATGATCTTTGCACCGTGGTTCGGCATCACCTTCACCTTGAAGCGGTTCACGATAGGTGCGGTGGTGGCCTCGATGTTGTTTGCCTTCCTTTGTCCGTTCTCGCCGAACCTGTCCACGTTTTACGTGCTGCGTGTGCTGCAGGGCGTCGCTGGGGGCTGTCTGCCGCCCATGCTGATCATCGTGGCGTTGCGCTATCTGCCGCCCAGAATCAAGCTGTATGGGCTTGCGGGATACGCGCTCACAGCAACCTTTGGGCCTACGATTGGCACGCCGCTCGCCGCGTTGTGGACGGAGTATGTCAGCTGGAAGATGGCGTTCTGGCAGACCGTGCCGTTCGGACTGTTGAGCTGTGTGGCGATCCAGTACGGCCTGCCGCAAGATGCTGTCAAGCTCGAAAGGTTCCGGTCGTTCAACTGGGTCGGATTGATCACGGGCGGTCCGGGTGTTGCCATGCTCGTCATGGGCCTGTTACAGGGCGATCGACTCGACTGGCTGAATTCGACGTTTATCTGCGTGATGCTGTCCGGAGGAACGCTTCTTTTCATCGCGTTTCTCGTCAACGAGTGGTATCAGCCGGTTCCGTTCTTCAAGCTGCAGTTGCTGTACCGCAGAAACTTCTCGCATGGTCTGTCGACGCTCGTGGGCGCCGTGATGTTGCTGGTCGGTGTCGCTGTGATTCCCGCCCAGTTCCTTGCGATGGTGCACACGTACAGGCCGCTTCAAACGGCACCGCTGGCGTTGCTGGTTGCCATTCCGCTGCTGATTACGCTTCCTCTGACGGCCGCCCTGCTAAACATGCCCCGGATCGATTCGCGGTGGATCATGGCGTTGGGACTGTCGCTGGTCGCCACCACGTGCTTCCTTGGGAGCTTCATGACTTCCGAGTGGGTTCGCGAGAACTTTTACTGGCTCCAGTCGTTGCAGATCGTGGCGCAGCCTATGGTGATCGTCGCCATTCTGATGGGTGTGACAACGGGCTTGCCTCCGACGGAAGGCCCTTTCGCTTCGGCCATGTTCAACTCGCTCAAGGCATTCACCGGCGTGGCGGCAACGGCGCTGATCGAAGGCGTGGGCACGGCCCGTGAACATTTTCATTCGAGCATGCTGGTCGACCATCTGGGCAATAACGCATTGATCGCCAGTCAGAGCGTCGACGCCGCTCATGGTCTCGGCGAACTCGCGCACCGGATTCACGAGCAGGCCGTGGTGCTCACTTCCGCCGACCTCTATCGCGTGATGGCGGTGATCGCCGTTGCCGTTCTGCTTCTCATACCCGTGCTGCCGGTGCGCATCTATCCGCCGTGGTGCACGACACCGCCGTCCAATCGCTAA
- a CDS encoding DUF2964 family protein: MFRLKLRSTLLKIGVFIAVGGPLAFKGLLSGHEEIARYAAAAVVIVIAGFVVLLKPTRSNDA; encoded by the coding sequence ATGTTTCGGCTGAAACTCAGATCTACGTTGTTGAAGATCGGCGTGTTTATCGCAGTAGGCGGCCCGCTTGCATTCAAGGGACTGCTCTCCGGTCATGAAGAGATAGCCCGGTATGCGGCGGCGGCCGTCGTCATCGTGATAGCGGGTTTCGTCGTGTTGCTCAAGCCAACCCGCAGTAACGACGCGTGA
- a CDS encoding LysR family transcriptional regulator, translated as MDKFREMEVFVAIVDRGSFTGASEKLGMSAPTVSRALNSLETRVGAQLIARTTRSIRPTDAGMFYLEACRRVLDTIADAESNIAAEQSKPVGTLTVSAPVLFGQRFIAPLINAYANIYPDVSVNVVYVDRTTRLIEEGVDIAIRIGHLGDSSVFAVPLGAVSRRTYAAPAYLDALGEPVHPRQLSDHHCVSFTGVTHPLEWLFYENGLRLPVRVRPRMVVDLAPAAVMAAVDRVGITQLLSYQAAPEVLSGSLQRILAAFEPESIPVNLLHVERKGTSMKIRSFVEFVTETLRRNVHLQFVDAPKTMRVGSAIADLAEP; from the coding sequence ATGGACAAATTTCGAGAGATGGAGGTGTTCGTCGCCATCGTTGATCGAGGCAGCTTTACCGGCGCGTCAGAGAAGCTCGGCATGTCGGCTCCCACGGTTTCGAGGGCGCTGAATTCGCTGGAAACACGCGTCGGCGCGCAGCTGATTGCGCGGACGACCCGCTCGATCCGTCCCACAGACGCGGGAATGTTCTACCTCGAAGCATGCCGCAGAGTACTCGATACCATCGCTGACGCGGAATCGAATATCGCCGCTGAGCAAAGCAAGCCTGTGGGCACGTTGACTGTCTCCGCACCGGTCTTGTTTGGCCAGCGGTTCATCGCTCCGCTCATCAACGCCTACGCAAATATCTATCCGGACGTCAGCGTGAATGTCGTCTATGTCGACCGTACGACGCGGCTGATCGAGGAAGGGGTGGATATCGCGATTCGCATCGGTCATCTTGGCGATTCTTCAGTGTTCGCCGTGCCATTGGGCGCCGTGAGCCGCCGAACCTATGCAGCGCCGGCGTATCTCGACGCGCTCGGAGAGCCCGTTCATCCCAGGCAACTGAGTGACCACCACTGCGTGTCCTTTACGGGAGTGACGCATCCGCTCGAATGGCTGTTCTACGAAAACGGTTTGAGGTTGCCCGTTCGGGTTCGTCCGCGAATGGTCGTCGATCTGGCGCCCGCGGCTGTCATGGCGGCCGTCGACCGCGTGGGGATAACGCAACTGCTCTCTTACCAGGCAGCGCCCGAAGTGCTTAGTGGAAGTCTGCAACGAATCCTGGCAGCGTTTGAGCCGGAGTCGATCCCCGTGAATCTGCTGCACGTCGAGCGAAAAGGCACGAGCATGAAGATTCGCTCTTTCGTCGAATTCGTGACCGAAACGTTACGCAGAAACGTGCACCTTCAATTCGTCGATGCGCCGAAGACAATGAGAGTTGGCAGTGCGATCGCAGATCTCGCTGAACCGTAA